The Pseudomonas sp. G2-4 genome window below encodes:
- a CDS encoding EAL domain-containing protein produces the protein MSLPMEKGNRRILIVDDTPTIHEDFRKILSPQGTPEDSLSSAEEALFGAPVAVAQQRFELDSAFQGMEALNKVESALAEGQPYALAFIDMRMPPGWDGLETIERLWRVDPKLQVALCTAYSDYSWEDIAERLDLGDRLLILKKPFDAIEIRQMASALTVKWQMTEDAALKMDMLERAVEERTRELADANIIVQNSPTILYRLRGEPPFPLMYISHNITKFGHVAAQLINSPDWGQVLIHPDDRSKVDTAMVRVLGRDTAGASIEFRMRTGDDTFRWVENRYIPVRNEQGQLLEVEGIILDITERKLAEEKIALLARTDGLTGLANRATMIERLHQAFAAARRGAAPFAMFYLDLDHFKRINDTLGHPIGDLLLQEVAARIKGCTRENDVVARLGGDEFAILQLDVHEATHCAALAGKIRDALVAPYSLDGNDVRISVSIGISLYTPQSLSADSLMAQSDMALYRSKEKGRNQYHFHNEEINQEVTDRVALASDLRLAIEHNELQLHYLPEVDLGTGKILGMGVQVRWKHPQRGWLEPAAFMPAAEKTGIIIGLGHWVLDQACQQMRQWRDQGVAPPVIAIDLSLTQLKTGPELIYDVLRTTARWELAPWDLRFDVTEATLAQTKWTHNDVLPRLCELGVQIAIDDFGTEYSSFDYLKTYRVNHLKLAQRFLDSANDDPENATTLRAIINFARDVGIGIIAEGVETQEQRSTLMSSGGAMQAQGHYFSTVVDSGQAAELLKAGTIIPTTDHWTRPANQLSESNP, from the coding sequence ATGAGCCTGCCGATGGAGAAAGGCAATCGGCGGATCCTGATCGTCGACGACACCCCGACCATCCATGAGGATTTTCGCAAGATCCTCAGCCCCCAGGGCACCCCAGAAGACAGCCTGAGCAGTGCCGAAGAGGCCCTGTTCGGCGCGCCAGTGGCGGTCGCCCAGCAGCGATTCGAGCTCGATTCGGCCTTCCAGGGCATGGAAGCCCTGAATAAGGTGGAATCGGCCCTGGCCGAGGGGCAGCCCTACGCCTTGGCCTTCATTGACATGCGCATGCCCCCGGGCTGGGACGGTCTTGAAACCATCGAACGGCTGTGGCGGGTCGATCCCAAGCTGCAAGTGGCCCTGTGTACCGCTTACTCGGATTATTCCTGGGAAGACATCGCCGAGCGCCTCGATCTGGGCGACCGGTTGCTCATCCTGAAAAAACCCTTCGACGCCATCGAAATCCGCCAGATGGCCAGCGCCCTGACCGTCAAATGGCAAATGACCGAAGACGCCGCGCTGAAAATGGACATGCTCGAACGAGCGGTGGAAGAACGCACCCGGGAGCTGGCAGACGCCAACATCATCGTGCAGAACAGCCCGACCATCCTCTATCGCCTGCGCGGCGAGCCGCCATTCCCATTGATGTACATCTCCCACAACATCACCAAGTTCGGCCATGTGGCGGCGCAACTGATCAACTCGCCAGACTGGGGGCAAGTCCTGATTCACCCCGATGACCGGAGCAAAGTCGACACCGCCATGGTGCGCGTCCTGGGCCGCGACACTGCGGGCGCTTCGATTGAATTTCGCATGCGCACGGGCGACGACACGTTCCGCTGGGTGGAGAACCGCTACATCCCGGTGCGCAACGAGCAAGGCCAGTTGCTGGAAGTCGAAGGCATCATCCTCGACATCACCGAACGCAAACTGGCCGAGGAAAAAATCGCCCTGCTGGCCCGCACCGATGGCCTGACCGGGCTGGCCAACCGCGCCACCATGATCGAACGCCTGCACCAGGCCTTCGCCGCGGCTCGCCGGGGGGCGGCGCCGTTTGCGATGTTTTACCTGGACCTTGACCACTTCAAGCGGATCAACGACACCCTCGGCCACCCCATCGGCGACCTGTTGTTGCAGGAAGTCGCTGCGCGCATCAAAGGCTGTACCCGGGAAAACGACGTGGTGGCGCGCTTGGGCGGCGACGAGTTTGCCATTTTGCAGCTGGATGTCCACGAGGCCACTCATTGCGCCGCCCTGGCGGGCAAGATCCGGGATGCGCTGGTGGCGCCCTACTCCCTGGACGGCAACGACGTGCGCATCTCGGTGAGCATCGGCATCAGCCTGTATACGCCCCAGAGCCTGAGTGCCGACAGCCTGATGGCGCAGTCCGACATGGCCCTGTACCGCTCCAAGGAAAAGGGCCGCAACCAGTACCATTTCCATAACGAGGAAATTAACCAGGAAGTGACGGATCGGGTCGCCCTCGCCAGCGACCTGCGCCTGGCCATCGAACATAACGAGCTGCAATTGCATTACCTGCCGGAAGTCGACCTCGGCACCGGCAAGATCCTCGGCATGGGCGTACAGGTCCGCTGGAAACACCCTCAACGCGGCTGGCTGGAACCAGCGGCCTTCATGCCGGCGGCCGAGAAGACCGGGATTATCATTGGCCTGGGCCATTGGGTGCTGGACCAGGCCTGCCAACAGATGCGCCAGTGGCGCGACCAGGGCGTGGCCCCGCCGGTGATCGCCATCGACCTGTCCCTGACCCAACTCAAGACCGGCCCGGAGCTGATCTACGACGTGCTGCGCACCACCGCGCGCTGGGAGCTGGCCCCCTGGGACCTGCGTTTCGACGTCACCGAAGCCACCCTGGCCCAGACCAAGTGGACCCACAACGACGTGCTGCCGCGCCTGTGCGAATTGGGCGTGCAGATTGCAATCGATGATTTCGGTACCGAGTACTCCTCGTTCGATTACCTCAAGACCTACCGGGTCAATCACCTCAAGCTCGCCCAGCGCTTTCTCGACAGCGCCAACGACGACCCCGAGAACGCCACGACCCTGCGGGCAATCATCAACTTTGCCCGGGATGTCGGCATCGGCATCATTGCCGAAGGTGTCGAAACCCAGGAGCAACGCTCTACGCTGATGTCCAGCGGCGGCGCGATGCAGGCCCAGGGGCATTACTTCAGTACTGTGGTCGACAGCGGCCAGGCCGCCGAACTGCTCAAGGCCGGTACCATCATTCCCACAACCGACCACTGGACCCGACCTGCGAACCAGCTATCGGAGAGCAATCCATGA
- a CDS encoding EAL domain-containing protein, with protein MNPMSVPANRRILVVDDTPAIHQDFRKILSPGVSTDGSLDDTESLLFGTSQVSQLQFQIDSAYQGEEALELVKRAQAEGQPYALVFADMRMPPGWDGLQTIERLWEADPRLQIALCTAFSDYSWETMSERIEFDDQLLILKKPFDTLEIRQMASAMTWKWQLAQDAARKMRSLERTIEERVQELLKVSHLLQYDVLTELPNSMLLGDRLTQAMAHCRRHDRQLAVMFIGLDRFKRINNALGHPVGDEMLKRVARALATVVRESDSVFRYGSDEFVVLVGDVSDPQQTKGVAEKLLNAISSPQPIDGHDLTVTASLGISLYPADGYDAVALIKKAETAMRNVKETGPNDYRFFTEDMNRRARQQQTIESGLRLALQHKEFVLHYQPKLDLTSGKVVGVEALVRWNRPDQGLIYPSDFIPVAEDSGLIVPLSQWVLQEACQQACRWQAQGMRPLILSVNISAIDFRQRGFVEGIARTLKETGFDPTQLELEITESVLMHNIDTTVATLKAIKQLGIRLAIDDFGTGYSSLSYLQKFPVDVLKIDRSFVGDLSIDSNDAKLVSTIISLGKSLNLHIIAEGVETREQLEFLKAHQCEEAQGYYFSKAVEPQAFAEWMAEWETRQSPFS; from the coding sequence ATGAACCCCATGTCAGTACCTGCCAACCGGCGGATCCTGGTGGTGGACGATACACCGGCAATTCACCAGGATTTTCGCAAGATCCTCAGCCCCGGCGTCAGCACTGATGGATCACTGGACGACACGGAGAGCCTGCTGTTCGGCACGTCCCAGGTCAGCCAGCTGCAATTTCAGATCGACTCCGCCTATCAGGGCGAAGAGGCACTGGAACTGGTCAAGCGCGCCCAGGCCGAAGGCCAGCCCTATGCCCTGGTGTTCGCCGACATGCGCATGCCCCCGGGCTGGGACGGGCTGCAAACCATCGAGCGGCTGTGGGAGGCCGACCCGCGCCTGCAAATTGCCCTGTGCACGGCGTTCTCGGATTACTCTTGGGAAACCATGTCCGAGCGGATCGAGTTCGATGATCAGTTGCTGATCCTCAAGAAACCGTTCGACACCCTGGAAATCCGCCAGATGGCCAGCGCCATGACCTGGAAATGGCAACTGGCCCAGGATGCCGCGCGAAAAATGCGCAGCCTGGAGCGCACGATAGAAGAGCGGGTCCAGGAATTGCTCAAGGTCTCCCACCTGCTGCAATACGACGTGCTCACCGAACTGCCCAACAGCATGCTGCTGGGCGATCGCCTGACCCAGGCCATGGCCCATTGTCGCCGGCATGACCGGCAACTGGCGGTGATGTTCATCGGCCTGGACCGCTTCAAGCGCATCAATAACGCCCTGGGTCACCCGGTGGGCGATGAGATGCTCAAGCGGGTAGCCCGGGCACTGGCGACCGTGGTGCGTGAATCCGACTCGGTGTTTCGCTACGGTTCCGACGAGTTCGTAGTGTTGGTGGGAGACGTCAGCGACCCGCAGCAGACCAAAGGCGTGGCCGAAAAACTGCTGAACGCCATCAGCTCCCCGCAACCCATCGACGGCCACGACCTGACTGTCACCGCGAGCCTGGGCATCAGCCTTTACCCAGCGGACGGTTACGATGCGGTGGCGCTGATCAAGAAAGCCGAGACGGCGATGCGCAACGTCAAGGAAACCGGCCCCAACGATTACCGTTTTTTCACCGAAGACATGAACCGCCGGGCGCGGCAGCAGCAGACCATCGAATCCGGTCTGCGCCTGGCGCTGCAACACAAGGAATTCGTGCTGCATTACCAGCCCAAGCTCGACCTGACGAGCGGCAAAGTGGTCGGCGTCGAAGCGCTGGTGCGCTGGAACCGGCCGGATCAAGGCCTGATCTACCCGTCGGACTTCATCCCGGTGGCCGAAGACAGCGGGCTGATCGTGCCGCTGAGCCAATGGGTGCTCCAGGAGGCTTGCCAGCAGGCTTGCCGCTGGCAGGCGCAGGGCATGCGTCCGCTGATCCTGTCGGTCAACATTTCGGCCATCGATTTTCGCCAGCGCGGGTTCGTCGAAGGCATCGCCCGCACGCTCAAGGAAACCGGGTTCGACCCGACACAGTTAGAACTGGAGATCACCGAAAGCGTGCTCATGCATAACATCGATACAACGGTCGCCACCCTCAAGGCTATCAAGCAACTGGGGATACGCCTGGCCATCGACGATTTCGGCACCGGCTACTCAAGCCTGAGCTACCTGCAGAAATTTCCGGTGGACGTGTTGAAGATCGACCGATCGTTCGTCGGCGACCTGAGCATCGACAGCAACGACGCCAAACTGGTGAGCACCATCATCAGCCTGGGCAAGAGCCTGAACCTGCACATCATTGCCGAAGGTGTGGAAACCCGTGAGCAACTGGAGTTTCTCAAGGCTCACCAGTGCGAGGAGGCCCAAGGTTATTACTTCAGCAAGGCCGTGGAACCGCAAGCCTTCGCCGAATGGATGGCTGAATGGGAAACCCGCCAGAGCCCGTTTTCGTAA